From the genome of Triticum aestivum cultivar Chinese Spring chromosome 3B, IWGSC CS RefSeq v2.1, whole genome shotgun sequence, one region includes:
- the LOC123065038 gene encoding aspartic proteinase CDR1-like, producing MPATMTSGALLLVGVVLTAHKFLCTAYDGGDGFSVEFIHRDSVKSPYRDPSLTAPARVLQAARRSTSRAVALSRSYARANAASTVGAVSELTSRPFEYMMAVNVGTPPTRMLAIADTGSDLIWLNCSNGAGAPGLAAARHAHAHAPAPSPAPPPGVQFNSANSTTFGLVSCGSGACRALPEASCADSKCGYLYSYGDGSQSTSGLLSTETFTFADDQGTRGDRAMRVANVNFGCSTTMIGSFIGDGLVGLGGGDLSLVNQLGTDTSLGRRFSYCLVPYSINASSVLNFGPRAAVTEPGAATTPLIPSEVKTYYTVELRSVKIGNKTFAAPQQYPVIVDSGSTLTYLANELVDPLVEELTRRVKLPPAKSLEKLLPLCFDVSGVGEGQVAAMIPDVTLELGGGAAVTLKSENTFVVLHEGTLCLAVVALQFPPVSIIGNIAQQNMHVGYDLDKGTVTFAPADCARSSGSVYI from the coding sequence ATGCCTGCGACGATGACATCCGGCGCTCTGCTGCTCGTTGGCGTCGTCCTGACGGCGCACAAGTTCTTGTGCACGGCGTACGACGGCGGCGATGGGTTTAGCGTGGAGTTCATCCACCGTGACTCCGTCAAGTCGCCGTACCGTGACCCGTCGCTCACCGCGCCCGCCCGCGTGCTCCAGGCCGCGCGCCGGTCCACCTCGCGCGCCGTTGCGCTCTCGCGCTCCTACGCCCGCGCCAACGCAGCATCAACCGTCGGCGCCGTGTCCGAGCTCACCTCCAGGCCCTTCGAGTACATGATGGCCGTGAACGTGGGCACGCCGCCCACCCGCATGCTCGCCATCGCCGACACCGGCAGCGACCTCATCTGGCTCAACTGCAGCAATGGAGCTGGCGCTCCTGGTCTGGCGGCTGCCCGTCACGCCCACGCGCACGCTCCCGCTCCCTCCCCCGCGCCACCGCCGGGCGTCCAGTTCAACTCCGCCAATTCGACGACGTTCGGTCTCGTGAGCTGCGGCTCCGGCGCATGCCGCGCGCTCCCCGAAGCCTCCTGCGCCGACTCCAAGTGCGGGTATCTCTACTCCTACGGCGACGGCTCCCAGtcgacgagcggcctcctctccaCAGAGACCTTCACCTTCGCCGACGACCAAGGCACCCGCGGCGATCGGGCGATGCGCGTGGCCAACGTCAACTTCGGCTGCTCCACGACCATGATCGGCTCGTTCATCGGGGACGGCCTcgtcggactcggcggcggcgaccTCTCCCTTGTCAATCAGTTAGGCACAGACACATCGCTCGGCCGGAGGTTCTCCTACTGCCTCGTGCCCTACTCCATCAACGCCTCCTCCGTGCTCAACTTCGGTCCCCGCGCCGCCGTGACGGAGCCCGGCGCGGCGACGACGCCGTTGATCCCATCCGAAGTGAAGACCTACTACACCGTCGAGCTCCGGTCCGTCAAGATTGGGAACAAGACCTTCGCGGCGCCGCAGCAGTACCCCGTCATCGTCGACTCCGGCTCGACGCTGACGTACCTCGCGAACGAGCTTGTGGACCCATTGGTGGAAGAGCTAACCCGGAGGGTCAAGCTCCCGCCGGCGAAGTCGCTGGAAAAGCTCCTGCCGCTGTGCTTCGACGTGAGCGGGGTCGGGGAGGGGCAGGTTGCGGCGATGATCCCTGACGTGACGCTGGAactgggcggcggcgcggcggtcaCGCTGAAGTCGGAGAACACGTTCGTAGTGTTGCATGAGGGGACCCTGTGCTTGGCAGTGGTGGCCCTGCAGTTTCCTCCTGTGTCCATCATCGGGAATATTGCGCAGCAGAACATGCACGTTGGGTACGACCTCGACAAGGGCACCGTGACCTTCGCCCCAGCAGACTGCGCCAGGTCCTCCGGCTCTGTGTATATCTAA